One segment of Macrotis lagotis isolate mMagLag1 chromosome 1, bilby.v1.9.chrom.fasta, whole genome shotgun sequence DNA contains the following:
- the ARF6 gene encoding ADP-ribosylation factor 6 produces MGKVLSKIFGNKEMRILMLGLDAAGKTTILYKLKLGQSVTTIPTVGFNVETVTYKNVKFNVWDVGGQDKIRPLWRHYYTGTQGLIFVVDCADRDRIDEARQELHRIINDREMRDAIILIFANKQDLPDAMKPHEIQEKLGLTRIRDRNWYVQPSCATSGDGLYEGLTWLTSNYKS; encoded by the coding sequence ATGGGGAAGGTGCTGTCCAAGATCTTCGGGAACAAGGAGATGCGGATCCTGATGCTGGGGCTGGACGCCGCCGGCAAGACCACTATCTTGTACAAGTTGAAGCTGGGCCAGTCGGTGACCACCATCCCCACCGTGGGCTTCAACGTGGAGACGGTGACTTACAAAAACGTCAAGTTCAACGTGTGGGACGTGGGGGGCCAGGACAAGATCCGGCCGCTCTGGAGGCATTACTACACCGGGACCCAGGGGCTGATCTTCGTAGTGGACTGCGCCGACCGAGACCGCATCGACGAGGCCCGCCAGGAGCTCCACCGCATCATCAACGACCGCGAAATGCGGGACGCCATCATCCTCATCTTCGCCAACAAGCAGGACCTGCCCGATGCCATGAAACCCCACGAGATCCAGGAAAAACTGGGCCTGACCCGGATTCGGGACAGGAACTGGTATGTGCAGCCTTCCTGCGCCACCTCAGGGGACGGACTCTATGAGGGCCTCACATGGTTAACCTCTAACTACAAATCCTAA